One segment of Engraulis encrasicolus isolate BLACKSEA-1 chromosome 7, IST_EnEncr_1.0, whole genome shotgun sequence DNA contains the following:
- the cd74b gene encoding CD74 molecule, major histocompatibility complex, class II invariant chain b, protein MPENESVSDVPLVGTQQTSSGGSNKKALMAAGLTLLACLVVAGQGLTAYMVMGQKTQLDDLNLKMQRLKELSTRNNMATPVRMAAPMGPMHLLRLKDEAADTKDSAATPTPKDPSTLTQCEKEALGLTPSKVPGFKPQCDAVGGYQPRQCFQRQCWCVDATGHPISNSLNSRSCSGGVRTAQAFAAPSLLLQPLEEAKDKEN, encoded by the exons ATGCCTGAAAATGAGTCTGTGTCTGATGTTCCTCTTGTGGGAACCCAACAGACCTCAAG CGGTGGCTCCAACAAGAAGGCTCTGATGGCGGCCGGTCTGACCCTGCTGGCGTGCCTGGTGGTGGCGGGCCAGGGCCTCACCGCCTACATGGTCATGGGCCAGAAGACCCAGCTGGATGACCTGAACCTGAAGATGCAGCGCCTCAAGGAGCTCAGCACTCGCAACAACATGG CTACTCCCGTGAGGATGGCTGCCCCCATGGGACCCATGCACCTGCTCAGGCTGAAGGACGAGGCTGCCGACACCAAG GACTCTGCTGCCACTCCTACACCCAAGGACC CCAGCACCCTCACCCAGTGTGAGAAGGAGGCCCTGGGGCTGACCCCCTCCAAGGTGCCCGGCTTCAAGCCCCAGTGCGATGCTGTTGGTGGCTACCAGCCCAGGCAGTGCTTCCAGAGGCAGTGCTGGTGTGTGGATGCCACCGGCCATCCCATCAGCAACAGCCTCAACAGCCGTAGCTGCAGTGGTGGCGTGAGGACTGCCCAAG CCTTTGcagctccctctcttctcctccagcccCTCGAGGAAGCAAAAGACAAGG AGAACTGA
- the LOC134453067 gene encoding SLC35A4 upstream open reading frame protein, translating to MANDKDPFKQLRDLASLKDQLEDIQQRLEDEVQVGVPNGGSVLSSPFLKGFLAGYVIAKLRSSAILGVALGTCTGIFAAQNYKVPNIETTLKSYLSIFKKK from the exons ATGGCGAATGACAAG GATCCTTTTAAGCAGCTGAGAGACCTTGCATCGCTGAAAGACCAACTTGAGGACATCCAGCAACGCTTAGAGGATGAAGTTCAAGTTGGAGTCCCTAAT GGAGGAagtgtcctttcctctccctttctcaagGGGTTCCTCGCTGGCTACGTGATTGCGAAGCTGCGTTCCTCTGCCATCCTTGGTGTAGCTCTGGGAACATGCACGGGCATTTTTGCTGCACAAAACTACAAAGTCCCCAATATTGAAACAACCCTAAAATCCTACTTGAGCATCTTCAAGAAAAAATAA
- the rps14 gene encoding 40S ribosomal protein S14 yields MAPRKGKEKKEEQVISLGPQVAEGENVFGVCHIFASFNDTFVHVTDLSGKETICRVTGGMKVKADRDESSPYAAMLAAQDVAQRCKELGITALHIKLRATGGNRTKTPGPGAQSALRALARSGMKIGRIEDVTPIPSDSTRRKGGRRGRRL; encoded by the exons ATGGCACCTCGTAAGGGtaaggaaaagaaggaggagcAGGTCATCAGCCTTGGTCCCCAGGTTGCCGAAGGCGAGAATGTGTTCGGTGTCTGCCACATCTTTGCATCCTTCAACGATACCTTTGTCCACGTGACTGACCTCTCTGGCAA GGAAACTATCTGCCGTGTAACTGGTGGCATGAAGGTCAAGGCTGACAGAGATGAGTCTTCTCCGTATGCTGCTATGTTGGCTGCCCAAGACGTTGCCCAGAGGTGCAAGGAGCTTGGCATCACTGCCCTGCACATCAAGCTGAGGGCCACCGGTGGAAACAG AACCAAGACTCCAGGACCTGGTGCACAGTCAGCTCTGAGGGCGTTGGCCCGTTCAGGCATGAAAATCGGACGCATCG AGGATGTCACCCCTATTCCATCAGACAGCACTCGGAGGAAGGGTGGTCGTCGTGGACGTCGTCTGTAG